A genomic segment from Helicobacter sp. 12S02232-10 encodes:
- a CDS encoding ImmA/IrrE family metallo-endopeptidase, producing MKLDELKKMLINKTPEQIIELIGMKDVPIDIKTILRNKFNIKIDEKREWEKLALDGCVYLEKGYPEIWLNNTVSEVRQSFTLAHELGHIVNDILPNPENYQGPIKDDFNTLYRNGISNSMERRANDFAARFLMPAKFIAKEARKLTESPDFEEIGLEEFIKRMANRFRVSYDAMKYRLINLGYLDKEKI from the coding sequence ATGAAGCTTGATGAACTGAAAAAAATGCTCATAAATAAAACTCCCGAACAGATTATAGAATTGATTGGAATGAAAGATGTTCCGATAGATATAAAAACCATTTTACGCAATAAATTTAACATAAAAATTGATGAAAAACGCGAATGGGAAAAACTAGCTTTAGATGGGTGCGTTTATCTTGAAAAAGGTTATCCTGAAATATGGCTGAATAATACTGTGTCTGAAGTCAGGCAAAGCTTCACTCTAGCACACGAATTAGGGCATATTGTAAATGATATCTTGCCAAACCCTGAAAATTATCAAGGTCCTATAAAAGATGATTTTAACACGCTTTATAGGAATGGGATAAGCAATTCGATGGAAAGAAGGGCTAATGACTTTGCAGCCAGATTTTTGATGCCTGCTAAGTTTATCGCTAAAGAAGCTCGAAAACTTACCGAGAGTCCTGATTTTGAAGAAATCGGTTTAGAAGAATTTATTAAAAGAATGGCAAATCGGTTCAGAGTTTCTTACGATGCAATGAAATACCGACTTATAAATTTGGGTTATTTAGATAAAGAAAAGATCTGA
- the gap gene encoding type I glyceraldehyde-3-phosphate dehydrogenase: MTLKIAINGTGRIGLCTARIIGSRDDIELVALNTTADIDTLLHLIRYDSVHKHYDAQKIDDTTLRIGKSKSVKILSDRDPINLDFSKYGARGVIECTGKFNSLEKSSLHLKDNIEKVIISAPAQNTPTFVYGVNHTAYKGERVISNASCTTNCLAPIIKVLHSNFGLENALMTTIHSYTNDQNLLDVKHKDIRRARAAALNMIPTTTGAAKAIGLVMPELEGKLNGLSIRVPTPDVSLVDLSANLAQKVTKDDLNQAFKTAQEESMKGIIFVDEDQCVSSDFIGSSYSAVFVPDKTLVIDEKAIKVLAWYDNEMGYSHRLVDMSIWAMTH; encoded by the coding sequence ATGACTTTAAAAATCGCTATTAATGGAACTGGAAGAATTGGACTTTGCACAGCAAGAATCATTGGTTCTAGAGATGATATCGAGCTTGTTGCGCTCAATACAACCGCTGATATTGATACCCTGCTCCATCTCATTCGTTACGACTCTGTTCATAAGCATTATGATGCTCAAAAGATTGATGATACAACACTTCGCATCGGCAAAAGCAAGAGTGTAAAAATTCTTTCTGATAGAGATCCTATAAATCTAGACTTTTCCAAATATGGTGCAAGAGGAGTGATTGAATGTACCGGCAAATTCAATTCCTTAGAAAAATCCTCTCTCCATCTTAAAGATAATATTGAAAAAGTTATCATTTCTGCACCCGCCCAAAATACACCAACATTTGTTTATGGCGTGAATCATACCGCATACAAAGGGGAAAGGGTTATTTCAAACGCCTCTTGCACAACCAATTGTCTTGCCCCCATCATCAAAGTGCTTCATAGCAATTTTGGCTTAGAAAATGCCCTGATGACAACTATTCATAGCTATACCAACGATCAGAATCTTTTAGATGTAAAACATAAAGATATCCGTCGTGCCAGAGCTGCTGCACTCAATATGATCCCTACTACCACTGGTGCAGCAAAAGCTATCGGATTAGTTATGCCTGAACTTGAAGGGAAGCTCAACGGTCTTTCAATTCGTGTGCCTACGCCTGATGTAAGCCTTGTGGATTTAAGTGCAAATCTCGCTCAAAAAGTAACTAAAGACGATTTGAACCAAGCTTTTAAAACTGCTCAAGAAGAGTCAATGAAAGGAATTATTTTTGTCGATGAAGATCAATGCGTTTCTAGTGACTTTATCGGTTCATCTTACAGCGCTGTTTTTGTGCCTGATAAAACTCTTGTCATTGATGAAAAAGCCATCAAAGTGCTTGCTTGGTATGACAACGAGATGGGCTATAGTCACAGACTTGTAGATATGAGCATTTGGGCAATGACCCATTAA
- a CDS encoding site-specific integrase, with amino-acid sequence METTKYEGVKINRLKNGDIAYYVRFSKDGKQHQQRVGSKFQGWNEKKAFNKKIELEHSYVDRKPVKFSEAVARFLEVQKSHLRKKTLSTYKGAVKSIDFLMDKKVENIAQKEINDLKIELREKLSPATISRAIMLVKQIIKFAESEYGIKNPHIDNFKNLNIDNKRERFLKKDEILLLKKALKNEYECLLFVNLALCTGARLMTLLEIRKKDIDLKTKTIALNDFKNSSKYQGYLNSETIELILKKWDNLQDDDKVIQRSKRLLTERLREVFNQLFNQNNPSTKQKVVIHTLRHTFASHLAIQGTPIQIIQKLLNHKDIQMTMRYSHLMPDSGKEWVDRLWDKN; translated from the coding sequence ATGGAAACCACAAAATACGAGGGTGTAAAGATTAATAGATTAAAAAATGGTGATATCGCATATTATGTGAGATTCAGCAAGGATGGCAAACAACATCAACAAAGAGTAGGGAGCAAGTTTCAAGGGTGGAATGAAAAAAAGGCTTTTAACAAAAAGATAGAGTTAGAGCATAGTTATGTTGATAGAAAGCCTGTTAAATTCTCCGAAGCGGTTGCTAGATTTCTAGAAGTTCAAAAATCACATTTGAGAAAAAAGACTTTATCAACATACAAGGGAGCAGTTAAATCGATAGATTTTTTAATGGATAAAAAAGTAGAAAATATCGCCCAAAAAGAAATCAATGATTTAAAAATAGAATTAAGGGAGAAACTATCGCCAGCCACAATTAGTAGAGCGATTATGTTGGTTAAACAAATCATTAAATTTGCAGAATCAGAATACGGGATTAAAAATCCGCATATTGATAATTTTAAAAATTTAAATATTGATAACAAGCGAGAACGTTTTTTAAAAAAAGATGAAATCTTATTGCTTAAAAAGGCATTGAAAAACGAGTATGAGTGCTTATTATTCGTTAATCTAGCACTTTGCACCGGTGCAAGGCTGATGACTTTATTAGAGATTAGAAAAAAGGATATTGATTTAAAAACTAAAACAATCGCTTTGAATGATTTTAAAAACTCTTCCAAATATCAAGGCTACCTCAATAGTGAAACTATAGAATTGATTTTAAAAAAGTGGGATAATCTCCAAGATGATGATAAAGTTATTCAAAGATCAAAACGCTTACTTACAGAACGTTTGCGTGAAGTTTTTAACCAACTCTTCAATCAAAACAACCCCTCCACTAAACAAAAAGTCGTAATCCACACGCTAAGGCACACATTTGCTTCCCATCTTGCCATACAAGGCACACCCATACAGATTATTCAAAAACTCCTAAACCACAAAGATATTCAAATGACAATGCGTTACTCCCACCTTATGCCTGATAGTGGTAAAGAATGGGTAGATAGATTGTGGGATAAGAATTAG
- a CDS encoding glucose-6-phosphate isomerase: MLTFNQYFDKNSELRHLAHPTKKALDNVFDIISSERKNKKSGYYELPFEEKALKDSQNYIQKNQALLNNIKNLVIIGIGGSSLGLKAIDGILYHLPSRKDIALIFLEHTDPIEIQKSLFGLEVKDSLFVIISKSGTTIETSSLMKYVIKRYNLLNSAQSKAHLIFITDEDSPLYFLAKEYKITVLTIAKNIGGRFSILSTVGIFPLTLLGYDTKEFLKGAAEFEKRFFERKEEHLLKKAIFLAKNRDRFPINILFSYSSAFRDFNSWYVQLWGESLGKLDIYGKKVGLTPIGLIGSIDQHSFLQLITQGLMDKTITFISLNRAKYTEPKIPDLKLKYLESTDFVNGTSFAKLLNLQQIATMETIQNEGIPTDHIEIDELCETSAGRLIIYFELLTSCVGGIFNINSYDQPGVEFGKIRLREMF, from the coding sequence ATGCTAACCTTTAACCAATATTTTGACAAAAATTCTGAACTCAGGCACCTTGCACACCCGACTAAAAAAGCCCTAGATAATGTCTTTGACATCATTTCTTCAGAGCGCAAAAACAAAAAAAGTGGGTATTACGAGCTTCCATTTGAAGAAAAAGCCTTGAAAGACTCTCAAAACTATATTCAAAAAAACCAAGCGCTTCTCAACAATATAAAAAACCTCGTCATCATTGGAATAGGAGGGAGTTCTTTAGGACTCAAAGCAATTGATGGCATCCTTTACCACCTCCCCTCTCGCAAAGATATTGCACTGATTTTTTTAGAACATACTGACCCCATTGAAATTCAAAAATCACTCTTTGGGCTTGAAGTGAAAGATTCTTTATTTGTCATCATTTCCAAATCAGGAACAACGATTGAAACCTCCTCTTTAATGAAATACGTAATCAAACGCTACAATCTTTTGAATTCAGCCCAAAGTAAAGCACATCTAATCTTTATCACCGATGAAGATTCTCCTTTATATTTTTTGGCAAAAGAATACAAAATAACCGTTCTCACCATAGCCAAAAATATCGGAGGGAGATTTTCGATTCTAAGCACTGTAGGGATTTTTCCCTTGACTCTTTTGGGTTATGACACTAAAGAATTCCTTAAAGGAGCAGCAGAATTTGAAAAAAGATTTTTTGAACGCAAGGAAGAACATCTGCTAAAAAAAGCAATTTTCCTAGCAAAAAATCGCGACCGATTTCCTATCAATATTCTTTTTTCCTATTCAAGTGCCTTTAGGGATTTTAACTCTTGGTATGTGCAACTTTGGGGGGAATCTTTAGGAAAGCTTGATATTTATGGCAAAAAAGTCGGCCTGACACCCATTGGATTAATCGGAAGTATTGATCAACACTCTTTCTTGCAACTCATTACTCAAGGCTTGATGGATAAAACCATAACCTTTATCAGTCTCAATCGCGCTAAATATACCGAACCTAAAATCCCCGATCTTAAGCTTAAATACTTAGAATCCACAGATTTTGTCAATGGTACCTCTTTTGCCAAACTGCTCAATCTCCAGCAAATTGCAACAATGGAAACAATACAAAACGAGGGTATTCCTACTGATCATATTGAAATTGATGAACTTTGCGAAACAAGTGCAGGAAGACTCATTATTTATTTTGAGCTTTTAACCTCTTGTGTGGGAGGGATTTTTAACATCAATTCCTACGATCAGCCTGGCGTGGAGTTTGGAAAAATTCGTTTGCGAGAAATGTTTTAA
- a CDS encoding DNA/RNA non-specific endonuclease, with protein sequence MNIIRIIIAFIIAFASLSSTPIPIHTTDKIYSHYKLHSHFSKYFTKQNCDIILDKFYYLNCYSYKHKGTKAVAYHLEAKILAMGPAGKRPAFKPDMQVPAPYRTKTQDYTHSGYDRGHTLSNQSMNATIEAQASTFLMSNITPQNPQINQRVWRKAEDRERAIAKLKGSAEVLNIIIYPKDKEKTEFIKNEIAIPVGYVKVIESKDIQECYEYPNHKVDDESLESYQVDCRGWVSPH encoded by the coding sequence TTGAATATTATTAGAATAATAATTGCGTTTATTATTGCCTTTGCCTCACTATCTTCTACGCCCATTCCCATCCATACAACAGACAAAATCTATTCTCACTACAAACTACACTCTCATTTCTCAAAATACTTCACAAAACAAAACTGCGACATCATCTTAGATAAATTCTATTATTTAAACTGCTATAGCTACAAGCACAAAGGCACCAAAGCAGTTGCCTACCATCTTGAAGCTAAAATCCTTGCAATGGGACCTGCGGGCAAACGCCCTGCCTTTAAACCTGATATGCAAGTCCCTGCCCCCTATAGAACTAAAACTCAAGACTACACCCATAGCGGTTATGACAGAGGGCATACCCTATCCAATCAATCAATGAATGCCACAATAGAAGCTCAAGCCTCTACTTTTTTAATGAGTAACATCACACCACAAAATCCACAGATTAATCAAAGAGTTTGGAGAAAGGCAGAAGATAGAGAAAGGGCAATAGCAAAATTAAAAGGAAGCGCTGAGGTTTTAAATATTATTATTTATCCCAAAGACAAAGAAAAAACGGAATTTATTAAAAATGAGATCGCAATTCCTGTGGGTTATGTAAAGGTGATTGAATCTAAAGATATTCAAGAATGCTATGAGTATCCCAATCATAAAGTCGATGATGAAAGTTTGGAGAGTTATCAAGTGGATTGTAGGGGGTGGGTTAGTCCTCACTAA
- a CDS encoding TerC family protein, translating into MLEWLLDPSAWIALATLTLLEIVLGIDNIIFIAIIVSKLPLHQRDKARVLGLGLAMFTRIALLASLFWIMKLTQPLFEILGNQISGRDIILILGGLFLIYKSTHEIHSQINSPALEKKDIDQKTSGFFSTLIQISILDIIFSLDSVVTAVGMADHLPVMVIAIVLAVLIMMVASKSISEFVERNPTIKTLALAFLMMVGIALVADGLDFHIPKGYIYFAMVFSLGVECINIYANKKAKK; encoded by the coding sequence ATGCTTGAATGGCTCTTGGATCCAAGTGCTTGGATTGCTTTAGCAACACTTACACTATTAGAAATCGTTCTAGGGATTGACAATATTATTTTCATTGCCATTATCGTAAGCAAACTTCCCCTACACCAAAGGGATAAAGCTAGAGTCTTGGGGTTGGGATTGGCAATGTTTACACGCATTGCTCTACTTGCTTCGCTTTTTTGGATAATGAAACTCACACAACCACTTTTTGAAATCTTAGGAAACCAAATTTCAGGCAGAGATATTATCTTGATTTTAGGGGGTCTTTTTCTTATTTATAAGAGTACTCACGAAATCCATTCTCAAATAAATTCTCCTGCTTTGGAAAAAAAGGATATTGATCAAAAAACATCAGGTTTTTTTTCTACTCTCATTCAAATCTCAATTTTAGACATTATTTTTTCACTTGATTCTGTTGTTACAGCAGTCGGAATGGCAGATCATCTGCCTGTAATGGTGATTGCAATTGTATTGGCAGTTCTAATAATGATGGTAGCTTCCAAAAGTATCTCTGAGTTTGTCGAGCGCAACCCTACCATCAAAACTTTAGCACTTGCATTTCTTATGATGGTAGGTATTGCCCTAGTGGCTGATGGGCTTGATTTTCATATCCCAAAAGGCTATATTTATTTTGCAATGGTCTTTTCTTTGGGAGTAGAATGCATAAATATTTATGCAAATAAAAAAGCCAAAAAATAA
- a CDS encoding phosphoglycerate kinase, translating into MLQVASITLMQQTKSIRDVNITGKKILIRVDFNVPMDKDFNISDDTRIREALPTINYCIDNNPQSIILVSHLGRPKEKNLEFSLKHILKRLERLLDKNVAFADSIESAHVLQNTLPKGGVILLENIRFYEGEEKNSKELSQDLANLCDIYVNDAFGTSHRAHSSTYGVAEFTKERVAGLLLKKEIDSFAKALANPLKPVLLIVGGSKVSSKLELLFNILDVVDKIIIGGAMSNTFLKALGYNMQKSLIEDGLIKDASKILELARTKNVKIYLPVDVVSTDDIKKHKNIKITPAQDIPEGYMAVDMGPATTKLFAQVVHSSQTIIWNGPLGIYEISQFSRGTFNIAHSISDTYAFSLIGGGDTADAIDKAGERDNMSFISTGGGASLELLEGKILPAFEVLDKK; encoded by the coding sequence ATGTTACAAGTGGCAAGTATTACCTTAATGCAACAAACAAAAAGCATTCGAGATGTCAATATTACTGGCAAAAAAATCCTTATTCGGGTAGATTTCAATGTCCCGATGGATAAAGATTTTAATATCTCTGATGATACACGTATCCGAGAGGCACTTCCAACCATCAACTATTGTATCGATAACAATCCTCAATCCATTATTTTGGTAAGCCATCTAGGACGTCCTAAGGAAAAAAATCTTGAATTTTCACTCAAACATATCCTCAAGCGACTTGAAAGGCTTTTGGATAAAAATGTCGCGTTTGCAGACAGCATTGAATCAGCGCATGTACTCCAAAATACATTGCCTAAGGGTGGGGTTATTCTTCTTGAAAATATTCGTTTTTATGAAGGTGAAGAAAAAAATTCCAAAGAACTCAGTCAAGATCTTGCAAACCTGTGCGATATCTATGTAAATGATGCTTTTGGAACAAGTCATCGTGCTCATTCAAGCACCTATGGGGTAGCCGAATTTACCAAAGAAAGAGTAGCAGGACTTTTGCTTAAAAAAGAAATTGATTCTTTTGCCAAAGCTTTAGCTAACCCTCTAAAACCTGTTTTGCTTATCGTAGGCGGAAGCAAGGTAAGCTCCAAGCTTGAACTTCTCTTTAATATTTTAGATGTCGTAGATAAAATCATTATTGGTGGGGCAATGAGTAATACATTCCTCAAGGCACTCGGTTATAATATGCAAAAATCACTGATTGAAGATGGATTGATCAAAGATGCTTCCAAAATTCTGGAATTAGCTAGAACAAAAAATGTCAAAATTTATCTGCCTGTAGATGTGGTTAGCACAGATGATATCAAAAAACATAAAAACATAAAAATCACTCCTGCGCAAGATATTCCAGAGGGATATATGGCCGTAGATATGGGACCAGCAACCACAAAACTTTTTGCCCAAGTCGTTCATTCAAGTCAGACCATCATCTGGAATGGTCCGCTTGGAATTTATGAAATATCGCAGTTTTCGCGTGGGACCTTCAACATTGCCCATTCAATCTCAGATACTTATGCATTTTCTCTCATCGGTGGGGGCGATACTGCTGATGCTATTGATAAGGCAGGCGAAAGAGATAATATGAGTTTTATTTCTACAGGCGGTGGTGCTTCCTTAGAATTGCTTGAAGGCAAAATTCTGCCCGCATTTGAGGTATTGGACAAAAAATAG
- a CDS encoding HU family DNA-binding protein: protein MNKAEFVDFVKDAGDFATKKEAENAVNAFTAAVEKALSKKQSVELVGFGKFETVLQKGKSGKVPGSTKTYKTADKMVPKFKPGKGLKDLVAKIKK, encoded by the coding sequence ATGAATAAGGCAGAGTTTGTAGACTTTGTAAAAGATGCAGGTGATTTTGCAACCAAAAAAGAGGCTGAAAATGCAGTAAATGCTTTTACCGCAGCTGTAGAAAAAGCTCTTTCAAAAAAACAAAGCGTTGAGCTTGTTGGATTTGGAAAATTTGAAACTGTTTTGCAAAAAGGTAAATCCGGAAAAGTTCCCGGCAGTACTAAAACTTATAAAACAGCAGATAAAATGGTTCCAAAATTCAAGCCTGGCAAAGGTCTTAAAGATCTTGTTGCAAAAATAAAAAAATAA
- the corA gene encoding magnesium/cobalt transporter CorA gives MMNVFMKKKSLVSRESFQSTENICLDGGIILWIDLLHPTSAEVSYIAKTYMLDIPTKEEREEIEQSARYWEDSTSITINTYFLMRDSELELHNQTVTFILYKGILFTIRYNEFKVFDEIQQRVLASPKNFEDGFDLVSKIFEVRIEKDADLLESAGRETSDLRKNVVFNEKNLNHDNILTKLSILQELNMGLRDSLFDKRRAITALLKSDKVDMDVKKNLTIVLKDINSLVEFTTVNMNVLDNIQSLFTSQINVEQNKIIKVFTVATMAMMPPTLIGTIYGMNFENMPELHWQFGYPITILVMIISTILPVIYFKKKGWL, from the coding sequence ATGATGAATGTGTTTATGAAAAAAAAGTCACTTGTTTCCAGAGAAAGTTTTCAAAGCACTGAAAACATTTGCTTAGATGGAGGAATTATTCTTTGGATCGATCTTTTGCACCCCACAAGTGCTGAAGTATCTTACATTGCAAAAACTTATATGCTTGACATTCCTACTAAAGAAGAACGCGAAGAGATTGAGCAAAGCGCAAGATATTGGGAAGATAGTACAAGCATTACCATCAATACCTACTTTCTAATGAGGGATTCAGAACTCGAACTACACAACCAAACGGTTACTTTCATCCTCTATAAAGGCATCCTATTTACTATTCGCTATAATGAATTCAAGGTCTTTGATGAAATCCAACAACGTGTTTTGGCAAGTCCTAAAAATTTTGAAGACGGGTTTGATCTTGTGAGTAAAATCTTTGAAGTGCGTATCGAAAAAGATGCCGATTTGCTTGAAAGTGCAGGTAGAGAGACTAGCGATCTTAGAAAAAATGTTGTTTTTAACGAAAAAAATCTCAACCACGATAATATTCTTACAAAGCTTTCAATCCTCCAAGAGCTCAATATGGGACTTAGAGATTCCCTTTTTGACAAACGTCGTGCCATTACTGCGCTTCTCAAAAGCGATAAAGTAGATATGGATGTAAAAAAAAATCTGACCATTGTACTCAAAGATATCAACTCCCTTGTAGAATTCACTACCGTTAATATGAATGTCTTGGACAACATTCAAAGTCTTTTTACTAGTCAAATCAATGTCGAACAAAATAAAATTATTAAAGTTTTTACCGTAGCGACAATGGCAATGATGCCTCCAACCCTGATTGGCACGATCTATGGAATGAATTTCGAAAATATGCCTGAATTGCATTGGCAATTTGGTTACCCCATCACGATACTCGTAATGATTATATCCACGATTCTTCCTGTAATTTATTTTAAGAAAAAAGGATGGCTCTAA